Proteins found in one Myxococcota bacterium genomic segment:
- a CDS encoding TetR/AcrR family transcriptional regulator, producing the protein MPSALAREPRGRPRQARAQQRMERILDAAREELALQPPEAIRADAIAERAGVPVGSLYQYFDGKNALLAAVAEIIMAEADAALAQVLSSCLEVPWRDAVDRMLDATFDHYRDSPHYRSLLRSLRSTPEFNAVAEASNRRVEELLALHPGFARAGIPRDQVRVICRTLVTASNALQDRMLSEPRAEFEIWREEARRLVKGYLSVYLG; encoded by the coding sequence ATGCCCTCTGCCCTCGCCCGCGAGCCCCGAGGCCGGCCCCGCCAAGCGCGTGCCCAGCAACGCATGGAGCGCATCCTCGATGCCGCGCGCGAGGAACTCGCGCTGCAGCCGCCCGAAGCGATCCGCGCCGACGCGATCGCCGAGCGAGCCGGCGTCCCGGTCGGATCGCTCTATCAGTACTTCGACGGCAAGAACGCCCTGCTGGCGGCGGTGGCCGAGATCATCATGGCCGAAGCCGATGCGGCGCTGGCACAGGTGCTGTCCTCGTGCCTCGAGGTTCCCTGGCGCGATGCGGTCGACCGCATGCTCGACGCCACCTTCGACCACTACCGCGACAGTCCACACTACCGCTCGCTCTTGCGTTCCCTGCGCAGTACGCCCGAGTTCAACGCGGTCGCCGAGGCGTCGAACCGACGCGTCGAAGAGCTTCTCGCCCTGCACCCCGGTTTCGCGCGCGCCGGCATCCCGCGCGACCAGGTGCGCGTGATCTGCCGCACCCTCGTCACTGCGAGTAACGCGCTGCAGGACCGTATGCTCTCCGAGCCCCGGGCCGAGTTCGAGATCTGGCGCGAAGAGGCCCGCCGGCTCGTGAAGGGCTACCTCTCGGTCTACCTCGGCTAG